TTTGGTTTTCGGTTTGTGATAATAAATATGTAAGTAGGAATACCCGTATTGTAAAAAATATCGTTCGGTAAACTAATAATTGCTTCTAATAAATCGTTCTCAATAATGTGTCTTCTTATTTCACTTTCTCCCTGCCCAGCATCTCCGGTAAATAATGCAGAGCCATTATGAATTGATGCAATACGACTTCCTTGCTCTGTATTTTTCATTTTACTAAGCATGTGCATAACGAACATTAACTGCCCATCATTTATTCTTGTTGTAACTGGTGTCGCGATATTATTTTTTTTAATCTGAAAACGTGAATCAATTACTTTACCTTTATCACCAACACCAAGTGCCTTTTTATCATCTGCCCAGCTAGTTCCGTAAGGTGGATTAGTTAGCATAAAATCAAACCGTAATTCATTAGGGAAACCATACTGGCTTAGTGTACTCCCATATACAATCTTATCAGGGTCTTCATTTTTAAGCAACATATCAGATTTTGAAATAGCATAAATGGTGGGAGTATTTTCTTGACCATAAACATGTATTGTGGCTTTTGATTTTATTTCCCCTTCTTCATCAGTGATGTATTTCTTGGATTCGGTTAGCATAGCTCCCGAACCTGCACACGGATCGTAAATTAGGAATGTTCCTTTTTTGATCTGTTCTTTAATTGGTAAGAATAAAACATGAGTCATCAATTCAATTATTTCACGAGGTGTAAAGTGACGCCCGGCTTCTGCATTTGTTGCTTCATTGAATCTTCGCAATAAATCTTCAAAAACATAACCCATAGCTAGAGGCGGAAGATGTTGAGGACGTAAATCAATTTTAGGTGATACAAATTTTTCTATTACAGAAAATAATTTATTGGCATCAGCTAAAGTTTCAATTTCTGTACGGAACTTAAACTTAGAAATGATATCCTGCACATTAAAAGAAAACCCATTAAGATAATTTTCAAAATTACTTTTAAGATTCTTAGGGTCATCTAATAACGACTTCAAAGTATAAGATGAAGTATTGTAAAAAGCATGTCCGGTACCATTTTTATTGTTTGTTAATAAAGCCGAAAGGTCTTCTAATTTATCTTTATACTTTTCATATGTGTTTAAAACTTTTTCTTTGGTTGGTTCTAATACAGCATCTAAACGCCTTATAACAGTCATAGGAAGGATTACATCTTTATATTTACTCGGTTCATATGTGTTAATTAAAACCTGATCTGCGACTGAATATATAAAATTGATTAAAGGTTGAAGCGATTGTGTATTTAAACTCATCTAAAAGATATTCTTGAATTCGAAAATTTTTGCCTGTCCGCAAATATAATAATACAATCGCTTAAAATATTTGTATAAATTTGTCAACATATTTCGAGGTAGTTGAATTTTCAAATCCGAGAAAGAATTTCTGGTTACAAAAAAAGCAATGATTACTCATCGCTTTTTAATTTAGACCACAATACTTTCGCATTCACTTCTTCAAAATGTAAATCTCTTTCAATTCCTAATCCGAACTTTCCTTTATAGTCCGCCAAATCGGATTTTGAAAAACTTCCTATTTCCCATTCAAAGATATGACAAATGCCCCAGCAATAATTTGTGTCTTCCGGGTCTTGATTTAATAAATACCATGTTCCTGCTCCTGTAGGATTAAAGAACTTTGCAACAACAATTTGTGATTCGAGATCATTTCCTTTCGGGTATTGTTCTTGTGCTTTCGCTTCTATTTCTTTAGTAAACAGTTTCATTAAATTTGGTTTGAATGAAAAGAGAGAATCATCCGAAAACAATTCTCTCTTTGTAAATAATTTAATTTATTTTTAAGCTCTGACTCTTCTTAAAAACAGAGTAACTCCAAGCTTATTGATATCGATATCCACTCCGAGTTCTTCTCTTAATTTAACCGCATCTGACATAGCTTGTAGCATCACAGGGTAGTCAGTGCTCATTGTCTCATTATCATTGTAAGGATTCTCTGAGTGTGGAGCTTGTTGTTTTGTCTCTGGCTTCAGTATGCTTATTTCGTAATCCACAATGTTTGCCTTACCGCTCTTTGTAATCTTTTTTGTAATTGTGATTTCATCCTGCTGTCCGACATGATTTTGTTTAAAATGATCTACAACTTTCTCAGGTGCAAAGAATGAATATTCAGTGCCACCCGATATAACATTG
The genomic region above belongs to Bacteroidota bacterium and contains:
- a CDS encoding SAM-dependent DNA methyltransferase is translated as MSLNTQSLQPLINFIYSVADQVLINTYEPSKYKDVILPMTVIRRLDAVLEPTKEKVLNTYEKYKDKLEDLSALLTNNKNGTGHAFYNTSSYTLKSLLDDPKNLKSNFENYLNGFSFNVQDIISKFKFRTEIETLADANKLFSVIEKFVSPKIDLRPQHLPPLAMGYVFEDLLRRFNEATNAEAGRHFTPREIIELMTHVLFLPIKEQIKKGTFLIYDPCAGSGAMLTESKKYITDEEGEIKSKATIHVYGQENTPTIYAISKSDMLLKNEDPDKIVYGSTLSQYGFPNELRFDFMLTNPPYGTSWADDKKALGVGDKGKVIDSRFQIKKNNIATPVTTRINDGQLMFVMHMLSKMKNTEQGSRIASIHNGSALFTGDAGQGESEIRRHIIENDLLEAIISLPNDIFYNTGIPTYIFIITNRKPKQRKGKIQLINANGKDFFGKMKKPLGSKRNELTEKNINDITRLYLEFKETEYSKIFDNNEFGYSKIIVHRPLRLNVQFTLKNLAPLRFVSNNSVLREELYKEFGDDVYDKKFTSKIEQWLLNYFIQDNEEEKQEESETEISISSLPKKKMKIANQLLDISSWHRDFNLLNQSKKLQGIFGDNIYKDFNLFSELFNKEIKRKNIKLAGKDVKDILNAVSWRDANAEAVIKKINKDGSIEYESDPELKDYENIPLNEDIQKFFEQEVLPFASDAWWNNSETKIGYEINFNKYFFKFIPQRSKEEIAADLLAIEHETENLLKEIVG
- a CDS encoding DUF2958 domain-containing protein, giving the protein MKLFTKEIEAKAQEQYPKGNDLESQIVVAKFFNPTGAGTWYLLNQDPEDTNYCWGICHIFEWEIGSFSKSDLADYKGKFGLGIERDLHFEEVNAKVLWSKLKSDE